The sequence below is a genomic window from Xyrauchen texanus isolate HMW12.3.18 chromosome 46, RBS_HiC_50CHRs, whole genome shotgun sequence.
ATGTGACATTTGAAAGAAAAAATTCAGTTACTGTCCTATTCCAATGAATTTTCCCAGAGAATGAATAActgaagagaaaaaaagaaactgaAGGACTTGGAGAGGGAAAAGGACATACTGTGGATGGGATTACAGGCTTTGGAGCTGGTGCGAGACAGGTTGTTCTTACCTGGAAGAAAACAACATTCCATCCAAACTACAAGACAATTTCAGGAACGGTGAGTTGAGAAAAGTGAGTTGAGAGTgtaaattcaaataaatgaatatttacttttatttactatGGTTTCCCCTTCCATATTGCAGGAGTTCCTATTCCCAAACACCCCCACCCTGTTGTTGGCTCAGATTCACAGACTAAACATGTCCATGAGAAATCTAATATGTGATTTCAGGAGACCCACCGAACATATTCAAGTCTGGGCTTCAACAGAAGGTTTTTCAAACCATTAACATAATGAATACAAGCATTATAGAATACCTTTAGTTTTCTTCATTTGTCAGTTTTAAATAATGGGCTAAACTAGTGTAGTTAATTTAATGAATAAAAAGTTTACTTCCATTATCAGGTACTGAAGGAAACCAACCCTCGCCTCCCTATGCAAAAGGCAGtgcttgtttttaattaaatgttttgctttgatGTCACGAACTGCATTtgcagtctttttttatttattttacttgcaGGGTTTATTTCTAATTAAATTAAGTGTATTTCTATAGTTAAACTTTTGATGTGCTATAGAGAAAGTTGGcttgatttgttcatttaaagcaaTACAAGTATAAAGGTATGTCAAAAGTGTGcttttacagtatataaacaacTATAAATGTTTCAGTGAACTAGCCCAATTCAAAAACTCATAATATGCCACTCCCAAACCAAACACTGATTTAAGAGTCCCTCTtacacttttttatatttacatttatttgtatctgGCATTATGGGTCAGTTTGGTTGGATAGAAATTATGTTCaagtaaattatttaattgttataaattgtatgtGTATTGGTTATAAATGGTATATACATTCTATAATAATCTATTCATCAATTCAacctaaaaacatttaacatgtctTTTATATGTCTAACATTATGTGAAAagccatcaattcagatttccaccatatataattattttttatttttattttattttattttgttgtgtgagCAATACTTAATAAATTAGTCCTTTTATATGCCCTTTTAAAATCAAGttatatttttgctttttgtggCTTGCTCTAGAGCTCgttgggacttttattttgaagggtTGTTTCATAGTGACATAATCTGGCGCTTAGTTCAAACGTCGGTTGAAGTTTATAGTGCGCATGTGAAAGGTAAGCGCTTTCAGAATGaaatcaaactaaaataattgaacCTGAATCATGATTAGAAGAAAAAGTAGCTCGAGCAGCGCGAAAAGCATCAAAACACGCCGTAGCAGCAGTGTCGGATTTGATGAGTTTGGCTTTGCTCTCAGCAAGAAAAGAGACAAGAAAATTCAACACCGATATAATGATTACaggtagatatatatatatatatttcttaatctgttttatttttgttcgGCTTTGTAATAGAATTTGTTACCAAGTATAACCATaaaactatgttttatttttattttaacctaTGTATCTATGTATTTTCCTACATGTTCAGTTCACACTATTAGATCATATACAAAATTAGATTAAGATGTTCATTGTTAACGGTACCATCTTGTGCTGTGTTGAACTTTTGACAAATTAAGATGTATGGAGAGTGTTTTAACTATTCTTTTTTTATCAGCTACCCTCAGCCTAATCCAATTAAAGTGAAGGAATTATGTGAATTTCTGAGCTATTGGAATGGATCCAGTTTCATCTGCAGAAATCAGGTGTGCATTTGCCTATTAAAATTTTGAATTATATGGAATTACATTTGCCTCAACAATATGAGGCTTTGAGTTGAgggtttcacccaaaaataaaatatcttcccctcataccagatgtgtatcactttatttcttctgttgagcacaaatgaaaatttttacatgaatatttcagctctatgtCCATTAAATGCAGGTGACcagatatttgaagctccaaaaagcacataaaggcagcataaacgtaatccatatgacaccagtggttacATATATAGAtctagaagagatatgatagatgtgggtaagaaacacatcaatatttatcaatatttaagtcctttttttttactataaattctcccagcccagtaggtggtgatatgcatgaggAATGTGAAAATTGAGAATAATTGTAAAATCGGTCTTAaacattgatatgtttctcacacacacacttatcatattgcttctgaagatatagatttaaccacatatggattacttttatgctgcctttctgtgctttttggatgttcaaagttctggccaccattcaattgcattgaatggacatacaaagctgagatattcttgtaaaaaaaactttgtgttcagcagaagaaagaaaatgatctcatctgggatggtatgagggtgagtacattatttTGGGGTATCACtttaatatgtaaacattttaacaGGGTTCCCATTgttatggaaaacctggaaatagcAGAGGATTTTAAAATTGTTATTCTAGgcctttattattaataataattttaaaaagtctGAATAAtatagtgaatatatattttccttGTTATGCTCATCTCTAAATATTTAATCAGCTAgaaatttgtattaaattattaaaaaaatccttatccagtaatcactaATGACTggcatgagaaaaaaaaacatcagggAAATTCATTAATCAAACGGTGTTAGAATCCTGTTCCAAGTACCCAATTTAATATTTGTACATGCTCAGTTGTTTTCCCCTTCATCTTTTTCTGAAAATCAGATTGAGAGGTTTATTCGTATTGGGATTCCTCCGGCAATACGTGGGCGAGTGTGGAAATGCCTCCTAAATATTGACAGTCTCCGAGTTGGGAGCTCTTTCGATTATGAGGTGCATTATGTCATAATTTGAGTATGGATGATTATATCCAGTGTTATTGCTTTGAATTAAGCACAATTGGTTTTAACACATACCCATTGGTTATTTTAGGTGTGTCAAGCCGAGATCCGTAGACCTCTGGTTGATCTTGGAGTCAGCGAGTACAGTATCATCTCTACTATAGACTCTCTAGTGGACACAGAGAATGAAATCAGCAGCGGACAAGCATCAGGCCTCCCTAACACTGACCTCACACTCTTTAAACAGATCGCCCTCGACCTACGTGAGTTTAGTGCCTTAGGATGgccatttaaaagaattatgtttttaatatacTGCATTGTGAGCTACAATATTCCACTGAGTGTGCTTCGGTTGTAAATATGCTGCTATTTTTGGCAAATATACTGTAGCAGGTCCTCCTGGTATTCTATGCACCATTAAAGCTGCATACTGCTTTCTACTAGGAATTatattgtagtttattgaaaCTCCCATAACAACACAAAACCCATAAATTGTTCAACGTTTTGAAAAACTAAGATTTACAAGTTAAAAATTATCTTAATTTCAGGGAAGAGGTGAATGGGGGCAGATTTGGAATAGGTTTTTTCCCCTTCTGTAAAGTACTGTTAGTGTCTCAGTTTTATGTGAAGGAAATCCTCTGAAAGAATAGGGAAATTTCCCTTGAGGTTCATGAGGAAGCTGTAGTTTGGCATAGATTGCAGTGTTGTTGTTTAAATTTTGACTGCGTTTGAAAGTATCTTGAAAACCACAAGGGGTCGCTGTACAATTAACTTTTCCATTCTAGATCTCTGTCTGTTATGTATTTCAAGTTTACTATAGTCCTCTGCTGTCTCGACTTCAGTATTCCTTGTAACTTTTAACATTTAGCTTTCTCCATAAGAAAAAACAGTATTTTCTCACTTTTGTTTTCTGCACTAATATTTTGAACCCAATATGAGTGTTTTGCACTGTACACAATAGATTTGAAATCTTATTTGTCTTTAAAGAAAGGTCTTTTCCTACTCATCGCACCCTAATGGGGCAACGTCCTGAAGCTATTGAGGGCCAGGCCAAACTTTTCAGAGTTCTCACTGCATATGCCAGATATAATCCCCAGATTGGATATGTACAAGGTAATGAACTGACTGAATTTCCAATTCCAATTGTCCCTCATTTTCTGATTGTGCATTTCAAATTAGGTTTCAACATAATTTTGGTTGTTATGCATATCTGTAACTATATTAGCATTAAAGAATTGATTTTATTGGACCATCTTTCTTTGAAGGTCTTTGAACTTTTCCTAACAAATGGAATGAttatatcagatggtaatacccaGTTACTTTGACAAAAACCATAGTACTGAATGATAACAATATTTAGATACCATGGTATTTGCATAGcacaaggtacttcaaagaataccatagtgctgtttaaaaaaaaaagatggtatTACAATGCTACAATGTCCAAAATGACACATGGTATTTTTTGGCAATTAATTTTTTGTTAGTGGTTACAGTACATGTCCTTGTTGCTTTAGTTTTTATAAACTGATATCAATGAAATCTGCATGTAATTTCACTGGTTGCATATCAGTATATTTCAGTTCTACATAGCCTAAATAAATATGTTGTCTCAAGAGGGCTGTAAACTGCCaacttattatttttgcatttcatagCCAGCATTTGTTTTCACAATTTTTTAATTGGGGCTTATTTAGTGTGTTCagtctttttattttcaaaatgggaCTATGTGATGTCTTATGGTTTTGTTTTCGCAAAGGGATGTCCTACATTGCTGCTGTGCTCCTGATGATCCTCTCTGAAGAAGAGGCTTTCTGGGCTCTGGTGGCTCTGTTAGAGAAGCCCAAGTATCTTTCAGAGCTCTTTGATTCCTCTATGAAGAAGTGAGAACTTCATTCATCTATactgaatattttaaacaaaaattataatttcttgtTTCTCTGACCTCAAATAATTAAACCATttgattttcatattttgtttgattttcaggATTCAGCATCAGGCCTTGGTTTTTCACCAGCTCCTTAAACACAAAAAACCTCTGCTTTTCCAGCACTTGGTGAGAAAAGGGATCTAACACTCTTTGTAATGAAATGAAGAGCTTTTTGGATACACCTACTTATTGTTTATTGCTATTACTTTCtaattttagaataacagtaaagtcatcaaaactattaaTTATGTATTATATCCAACTCCtttattaaataatgataataaaaaaatgaaaataagtaaaatagcattttagttttaCAAAGAAATATAATGTATGTTTGGCACAATTTTTACTTGtctacaaaaatattttcaggCATTTAAGCATAAGCTTCTAGATCAAAAGGTACCATCATTGAATGGACAGCAGAACATACACTATGTTTTCCATTACATTGTCTTGAGAGCTTTCCCACAAATTACCCTTTACCAGCTTCGGTTCCCCCCTCACATACCCAAAAACAACCATATAGTGTATTAAAACATAGTGGTTTAAATGTTTCTGTCATCCAGGATTATGTAGATCACAGCCTTATGTAGATCACAGCCTTTCTCTTAAGAACCCTCTTGAATATATAACACCCTTCACAGATTTGCCACTGTGTCTTATAGACCTGagggatttttgttttttttaagccatGGCTGTCCGCCGCCTCAGTTTACCTCTGAAGCATTTGTGCTGCTTGGTGAACTCTTAAGGGATTTCCTTCTCGCTCTGTGTTGACTCAGCACAGCTGATTGAAAAGCTGAGCTATAAGTGTGTTGCAAAATCAGTCGGTACAGGCTTAAAATGCACAGTAAAGGATGATGCATTACATCAGAGAGCAAAGTGCTAAACATACCTGCTGCTTTTTTCCATGGTGACtaaagctaacattctgcttgaTGTCTCTTTCTGTGTTTCATAGAAGAAAAAAAGAGTCACATGtgtttggaataaaatgagagTTAGTAAATGATCATagactttacatttttgggtaaactatccctataaattgacagttcacccaaaaattaacatcatgccatcccagatgtgtatgactttcctccttcgactgaacacaaacaaagatttttagaagaatatctcagctctagaaTATACAgacatttcaatcttcaaaaatcacataaagggagcataaaagtaatccatttgactcaagtagttaaatccatgtcttatgaagcgatatgataggtgtgagtgagaaacagatcactatttcaattattttttactataaatctctactctCACATCccttcacattctgaaagtgaaagtaaaagtagagatttatagtaaaaaaggatttaaatatgtatctgtttctcacccaaagtgattgcatcgcttcagaagatctatattaaaccactggagttgtatggattacttttatgctgcctttgtgatttttggaccttcaatgttctggccatCATTCTCTTGTATTGtaaggtcctacagagctgaaatattcttagaaaaatctttgtttgtgttcttcagaagaaagacagtcacacacatctgggatgatatgagggcaagtaaataagagaattttaatttttgggtgaactatcccttacaCTTGCCAGTAACAATTTTAATGTCATATGTGTATTGTTGGCAAAGAGTTACTAGCATTGATTTGTCAGGCTACGCAATGACATTCTACTGCTAGTTGACAAATAACAAGGATATGAACATGTTCTTAATTGTcactaaataatgacataatgcaAAAAATCATGGTGGTCTGAAAAAATAGGCTTtgttttcttaatgcaaaatataatttcttttccctttttttttttttttttttttttaatttattttagatcaAATAGGACCTGGACATTTTATTGATTCACTCAGATTTCATAAAGTTTTAGATGCTGTGACTGGTCAAGTTTTTACTACTTAGTTTTTTGCAGTTCACTTAAATAGTGCTGTGGTGTTACAATTgaatttttaaatgcacaaatataCCATGTTTTCTCTCAATTAACATGAGAtcataaatgcataataattgtTAGTACTGTATGCATTAACtataaaataattagaaaaaagctgtttagaatacatttagGTGAAGTATAGCAGTTATGCCATACCAACTGTCCTTACGGATATGAAATTGATGTCAGATATTGACAAGTGAGTTGTTCTCTCTCTTATTAGGATAATCTTGGGGTATCTTCTCTGCATTTTATCATGCAGTGGTTCCTCACTCTCTTCACCTCTCTGCCATGCTGGGACTCTGTGTTGGCTGTCTGGGATCTTATCATGCTGCATGGTATTTGAcctttttttgcttgtttgtccTAGAATAACAACAGCACAAGTGTCACAAGGGAGCAAAAGGTTGTACAACAAATTTCTGTAAACCTTTCTATTTTAAAACGTGGCTAAGTTTTGAGCCATTTCAAGATCACTTGTCCTATTAGGTGCGACTTTAGGCAATtgcaattttgtgttttttacatgAACAGAAACTACAAATTTACCTGTCATCGTTTGCTTTCAGAAGCATTTAATTTATCATAAGAAAAACTGACTTATCATGAgattataaacaaacaaattttaGCAGCGACCCTGATTCAAAGGCATCAAAACTAAAAAGAAACAAGAAGAAACTTAACTGAGCATGTGTTATAAGTGTTATCACTCTAATGATGTGTTGCATTTGCCCTGTTAGAATTTCTTCTGGTCACCCCTGTATACCAATGTAACTCAAATTACCCTTatctttttttatctgttatcTTTTTGTTGCTCTGATGTTGGTACTCTCTGCAGGGCTGCAGGCTGTGTTTCGCACAGGCCTCACCATCGTCCTGCTGCTGGAGTCTCGTATCATGAACATGAGTGAGGAGGCCACAGTGCTGCCTGTTCTGCTGCGAGTGCCTGTGGACATGTGAGTTTCTAGCTTGTGTTGCATTGACAGTCAATTAAACAGAAACTAGTaattactctttaatatgtatgCCATTGTATACTTATACAAGTAACTGGATGCCATTGTTCTTTAATGTTTGCAAAAActacttttaaacttttaaataatataaGTCAAAAACTTTGTTGCATTTTCCAGTTCAACATCAGCTGTATTCAGAAATGGTTATGCTTTAAATGGAAGCATAAtattttattagaaaaataatagtGATGCACTAGTATAGAAATTTTATTGGATACCACAATTTGTATAGCTAATAATGTGTTTAATATTTAAACCAATATCATAGCCGATATTCTACTTTTTAAGTAGGGTTTAAGTACCAAAGACACAAGAAGCCACCTCATATTGTTTAGTTAGAAACTTGTTTCAATGGCCTCCATTGCTTCAATAGATGTTTGTTGTTATGGCAACAGTGTCATGCATCTCTTTAAACCCTTGAAATGTGATCTAAACTTCCTTTATATACATATGCAATTAAAGCCCACCTTTGCATATAAATCCTCtattaacattataaaaaaatatttgttttggccTATTAAAAGACAGTTATGCCCATGTAGTGCCCAATGCATTTTGTCAGGCACTTTACAGGATTATAAGGGCAAATGAAGCCATTTGCTGGTTTCAAAGAGATATTTGGCATTGACATACAGATGGCAGTCAGCACAAAGCTCCTACACATCAGGGAACGGGTTCACGTTGCTCGCTTGGCACAACGTCAGTGCCAGCAAGGTCAAGCTTAAATGCTCCCCTCTGATTCAAAGTATCAGAGTTTTGCTTGCTGGAGAACTGAGCCGTCTGAGAGCGAGTTGGACTCCTTGCTTAAGAGGCCAAAGAGGGGAAAAAGAAGTCGATTTTCCTTAAAACTCTTAAAGTCCATGCAGAAAGATAAACTTAAACCACCCAAACTAGATCGATTGTAGATCATATTACTGGTCTCGTTTGACACTGACCAAGATGGTTTTGTGCCCAAACCCCTCAAAGACCATCAAACTAGACTAGCCTAAGCAGTAAAAAACAGCCTGGTTGCCacttaagaccagcaaaccaccttaggctggctTAAGCTGTTTTTCAGCTGGGATGACAGACTCCCTGCCTGACCAGTTGACAAGTGCCCAGAACCCCTCTAAGACCATCAAATCAGACCAGCCTGATTAGTGAAAGCAAATCTTTTTTGCAATTAGGATGACGGACCCCCAAATTCCTGTCCGCCTCGTTCACTCTCAGGTCTTTAAAATCCTATTTTTATGACTCATGTCAAGTGGTGGATATATAATC
It includes:
- the si:ch211-266k8.4 gene encoding TBC1 domain family member 10B encodes the protein MIRRKSSSSSAKSIKTRRSSSVGFDEFGFALSKKRDKKIQHRYNDYSYPQPNPIKVKELCEFLSYWNGSSFICRNQIERFIRIGIPPAIRGRVWKCLLNIDSLRVGSSFDYEVCQAEIRRPLVDLGVSEYSIISTIDSLVDTENEISSGQASGLPNTDLTLFKQIALDLQRSFPTHRTLMGQRPEAIEGQAKLFRVLTAYARYNPQIGYVQGMSYIAAVLLMILSEEEAFWALVALLEKPKYLSELFDSSMKKIQHQALVFHQLLKHKKPLLFQHLDNLGVSSLHFIMQWFLTLFTSLPCWDSVLAVWDLIMLHGLQAVFRTGLTIVLLLESRIMNMSEEATVLPVLLRVPVDISQHRVLIPALWNTEVQEWEINCMNCLVLEETSGGQDTAAEKIQNESGKSQSSSFSARQKDEKPRLKVAQNTSKTEAAGLNSKNVFTRLLKVAQNYLLETGKRSAAAKSSPAKKSLAPSRLPKTRISTSLTQVRARRSSSRRSQNSTLGGVKKERFPSQDSNGGSTEESSQSSAGRLRSGPVGRVAFRKSRGQSGRRNSLLVKKQNSRSQQPPAQTFLQPEKSKNNDDCQETQTRNVSTRCPPLTERNYIACPMTANQVQESQLI